AATCATTTACAATAAATGAAAGGTCCTGCGCAGATAGGGTAGGATACAGGGGCACGGTTGCAAGGCCTATTTGGTTGCAGGCAAAATCAACTAAATTCCATTCAGGTCTGTTGCCGGACATAATTCCTACCCGGTCACCTTTCTTGAGCCCGAGCTTCAGTAGTGCCCTGCTTAAGGAGTCAATAGCATCTGTGTATTCTTTGGTAGAATACGTTTTCCATTGGCCATTTCCATCGCGACCCGCTACCATAATGTCCTTTGCGTAATTTTCTTTATATAATGTTATAAAGTCAAAAATTCTGCCCATATCACTTGAGTTTATTGGTTATTACTACATGCTGTATTGTCTTAAATATAAAAAAAATATCAGAAATAAAGTTGGAGAATTTGGGATTAATAGCATAACAATTCAAACATTATGTCGTTATAGCTGTGATGTAATATTTATTTTACTTAAAATGTCTTTCTAATAGAAGGTTTGTTAAATAGTCTTCAGGATATGCAATTGTATTGCATATAAAAAGCATTTTATCTATGTTTGGAAAAAAGGTAAAGCAAAAAAGCGTACGATTTTTATGAAGAAAATATTTTTAGCCGTTAGTGGAATGCTGATGTTTGGTGCATTATCCAATAGAGCGTTAGCTCAATTGGACAATAGAGGCGCTATTGGTGGACGATTTGGGTCCGCTCAGGGAATTACTTATCGTCATACGCTTAATTCGGATCATGCATTGGAAGGTATCATGAGTATTCAGAGCAATTCTGACTTCCGCCGTTTCCGTGTCGTAGGCTTATATGAAATATATAAACCGCTGGCTGCCGGATTCAATTGGTATTATGGTTTTGGCGGTAGCGTCGGTTCTTTTAAAGAGAAAGATAAAATTTTCGATGGTAAACGTCAGTCATTTGATTCACAGCTCGACCTGAGTATTGATGGTATTGTTGGAATTGAATTTAACGTTCCACAATCACCATTTCAGATCTCATTGGATGTAAAACCTTACTTTGATTTTCTAAATGAATCGAGCATCAAATTATTTGACCCGGTCGGTTTTTCAGTAAGGTATAAATTTTAATAAAAAAATAATAGCGGAAAACTCCGCTATTATTTTTTACAGCAATATTTCAGTTTTAAGCCATCCAGATTTTACCCAATAATTCCTGCAGGAAGGTTTGATCTTTGAGCGGACGGATCTCATAAATCTTTTTAGTATTCTTTCTGATATGGACCGGTATCTCGCGCACCAAACCATCCCGGGCCACCAAAAAGTTTAATAGTTCTCCCTCTTTGGCATGCTGAACAATGAAATCAATTTCTTTATCTTTAACATCGAGTCTGATGTTGTTGATTGCAATGAGTTCATCTCTGACATTCAATCCGGCCTCGTATGCACCAGAATCTTTTTCCACGGTTGCTACTGAGATTAACCCGTCTACTTTATTTGTGGTAATCCCTAATGTTAAGGTGCTGTTATTAACATTTGTGTCAATAATTTCATAACCAACTAGATTGAAATAATCGTTATAGTCCAGTTCGCCATCCTGATGCGCCGCGTCGAAAATATCATCTAACGAAGTGCCAGCGATGCGCTCCGCGAGACTTTTAAATTCATTTTCTTCAAATCCGCGATCGAGTTTCAGGAAAAACTCTTCATAAGCTTCACGAATAACATCATCCAATTTTAATTTACCTTCCGTAGCTGCGATAATTTTAATATCCAGCAATGCTGTCAGCATCGCACCTTTATTATAGTAAGATATACCTGAATTTATTGAATTTTCATCCGGTCTATAATGTTTAATCCAGGTATCGAAACTTGAGGCAGCTGCAGACTGTATTGCATGCCCGGGACGATTCAATACAATATTAAAATCGTTAGCTAACAAAGAGAGGTATTCTTTTTCGCTATAGAATCCACATCGTTTAATAATGAGGTTATCATAATACGAAGTGAATCCTTCCATAATCCATAGTCCCGTGGTATAGTTTTCGGCATCGTAATTGAACGGTCCTAAAGCTTTTGGACGTAAGCGTTTCACATTCCAAAGATGAAAATACTCATGCGCCACAAGGCTCAGGTAATTTTTGTAACTGGTCTCGTTAAGATAGGCATTTCTTGACGCCCCCAAAACTGTGGAATTGAGATGTTCTAACCCACCACCTCCAGACTGATAATTATGTGTAATAATAACATAACGCTTATTTGGGTTAGAACCCCAAATACGGGTTTCTTCTTCAACAATACGGGTGATATCTTTTGTCAATCGTGCTTTATCATAACTTCCCCCTCCGACCATGGCACACTCATGTTCTACACCTGCAGCATGGAATTTCCAGATATCCTGATTACCGGCTTCGATGGGACTATCGTACAAGATATCAAAATTTGGCGCATAAAATTTATGCTCCTCAATTTGCTCAAGCCCGGTTGATATGCTCGTCCAAGTATCTTTTAAATCTATGCTGACTGTAGTCGGATGATCTATCCGGTTATCAATATAGAAGAACGTCGCTGTGGGTACAATAAAAGCATGGTCGCTATCAAAAAAATTAGTACGTACTGAAGCTTCAAACCCATAGACGGCATAGACTACTTCAATTTGATCCAACGATTCTGTAGGTATTCGCCAGGTATTTTTAGAAATTTTTTGATAGTTGATTGTATTTCCCGTTTTGTCAAGCGGTCGGAATCGTTCTACATTTTTAGCGTATTCGCGAATCAAATAGGATCCAGGAGACCATACCGGCATTTTTAGATCGACATAAGGCTGGTTGAGATTTGTTATGCTCATTTTCACCTCAATATAATGAGCTTGCACTTCTGAAAATGATACTTCAAAATGTATTTCGGGTATGTTTAAATGGTCACTATCCATGAAAAATAAATTTAGTATGAGCTCACAAAGCTAGAAAGTATCGTATGATTAATCAAACAAAAAAATATATTAATGGTTCTTTAATAACTGCAATAGGTATGAAATAGTAGGTCATAGGAAGATATTAAAATTCTCTCCAATATACTATTTTTCAGTAAAAGATATAGTATAATTTGAACAATTATTCGTGTTGCTTTCGAAGGAAACCCTATTTATGAGGTTTGTTGAAAGACGCAAAAAATCTGTTTTTTATCAGAATTTTTGCTAAGTTTGATACAATAGTTTATTGGGGAAAATAATCAAGAATTTGTATGATCTTAGTTGTTGATAGCGGCTCTTCAAAGTCGGATTGGAAATTGGAATTGCCAGATAGTGCGCCTATCTCATTCAGTACAAATGGACTTAATCCTTTTTTTGTAAATGAAAAGGAAATTACACGTGTTATCAAGGAAATACCCGAAATTATTCCAT
The genomic region above belongs to Sphingobacterium zeae and contains:
- a CDS encoding M61 family metallopeptidase, with the protein product MDSDHLNIPEIHFEVSFSEVQAHYIEVKMSITNLNQPYVDLKMPVWSPGSYLIREYAKNVERFRPLDKTGNTINYQKISKNTWRIPTESLDQIEVVYAVYGFEASVRTNFFDSDHAFIVPTATFFYIDNRIDHPTTVSIDLKDTWTSISTGLEQIEEHKFYAPNFDILYDSPIEAGNQDIWKFHAAGVEHECAMVGGGSYDKARLTKDITRIVEEETRIWGSNPNKRYVIITHNYQSGGGGLEHLNSTVLGASRNAYLNETSYKNYLSLVAHEYFHLWNVKRLRPKALGPFNYDAENYTTGLWIMEGFTSYYDNLIIKRCGFYSEKEYLSLLANDFNIVLNRPGHAIQSAAASSFDTWIKHYRPDENSINSGISYYNKGAMLTALLDIKIIAATEGKLKLDDVIREAYEEFFLKLDRGFEENEFKSLAERIAGTSLDDIFDAAHQDGELDYNDYFNLVGYEIIDTNVNNSTLTLGITTNKVDGLISVATVEKDSGAYEAGLNVRDELIAINNIRLDVKDKEIDFIVQHAKEGELLNFLVARDGLVREIPVHIRKNTKKIYEIRPLKDQTFLQELLGKIWMA